A genomic stretch from Pomacea canaliculata isolate SZHN2017 linkage group LG2, ASM307304v1, whole genome shotgun sequence includes:
- the LOC112557296 gene encoding myogenesis-regulating glycosidase-like has product MWNSSLELRVTAMPAESWEAADGRAATGSDVACYDVLWTTNSCQTPLRDCYSLRHGHWYGGFEYDQQSWPMNDIQQPLQPYVTSYFSSGVVNGYGSVIERLFVSSNGFGLFVYPEVPLFLSFNEKGSQTMCFVAKCHDFPYSRNPDNPPFLRYEICQGPDIKLTHQHLASKHLAKPSDIPNLQLFRAPIWSTWAMFKKNVDQTKVLDYARAIRQNGFPYSQLEIDDNWTPRYGDLDFNRTRFPDPKGMITQLSDLGMKVTVWVHPFFDLDSKAAAEGHRKGYLVKGKSGDAPAVSHWRHPWESAYLLDVTNPDAVTWYLEATRFLQQAYNVTSFKFDYGEATWLTEQHRTKNLLDYPDQYARYYVDMALRADPVLRAQEVRVGFRTQDLPVMTRMLDRRSSWGRKLGLRTLIPTALTFGVIGYPFVQADMIGGNDKSLKDNPELFIRWLQANTFLPFLQFSTGPWIYDPHVLRICRKFVYLHMNYSDVIISLARESTRTGAPIVRPLWWIAPTDHVTWTIDTQFLLGDNLLVAPVLEEGARSRDIYLPTGSWADRMRGVTTGDRDGSGTPSCS; this is encoded by the exons ATGTGGAACTCCTCGCTAGAGCTCAGGGTCACGGCGATGCCTGCTGAATCCTGGGAAGCTGCTGATGGTCGGGCGGcaaccggaagtgacgtagcCTGCTACGATGTCTTGTGGACGACGAACTCCTGTCAAACGCCACTCCGCGACTGTTACAGCTTGCGCCATGGACACTGGTATGGGGGGTTCGAGTACGATCAGCAGTCCTGGCCCATGAACGACATCCAGCAGCCCTTGCAGCCATACGTCACTTCCTATTTCTCCTCCGGTGTCGTCAATGGCTACGGCTCTGTCATCGAGCGGCTGTTCGTGTCCTCCAACGGTTTTGGCCTTTTTGTGTATCCTGAGGTGCCGCTCTTTTTAAGTTTCAATGAAAAAGGAAGTCAAACGATGTGCTTCGTTGCCAAGTGCCACGACTTTCCCTACTCCAGGAACCCGGATAATCCGCCATTTCTGCGGTACGAGATTTGTCAAGGGCCCGACATCAAACTCACTCACCAGCACCTGGCAAGCAAGCATCTGGCGAAACCAAGTGACATTCCCAATTTGCAGCTTTTTCGAGCACCGATCTGGTCCACGTGGGCGatgtttaagaaaaatgtgGATCAGACGAAGGTTCTGGACTATGCGAGAGCGATCCGGCAGAACGGATTCCCGTATTCCCAGCTGGAGATCGACGATAACTGGACCCCACGGTACGGAGACCTGGACTTCAACCGAACTCGGTTTCCAGACCCAAAGGGCATGATAACCCAGTTGTCGGACCTGGGGATGAAGGTCACGGTGTGGGTTCACCCCTTCTTTGATCTCGATTCAAAAGCCGCAGCGGAAGGACACAGGAAGGGATATCTTGTTAAAG GTAAGAGCGGGGATGCTCCAGCCGTGAGTCACTGGCGCCACCCCTGGGAGAGCGCGTATCTGCTGGACGTCACCAACCCGGACGCCGTGACCTGGTACCTGGAGGCCACCCGCTTCCTCCAACAGGCCTACAATGTGACTTCCTTCAAGTTTGACTACGGGGAGGCCACGTGGCTCACAGAGCAACACAGAACCAAGAATCTTCTGGACTACCCTGATCAGTACGCCAGGTACTATGTGGACATGGCACTCAG GGCCGATCCCGTGCTGCGCGCGCAGGAGGTGCGGGTCGGCTTCCGGACCCAAGATCTTCCGGTCATGACGCGCATGCTCGATCGCCGTAGCAGCTGGGGCAGGAAGCTGGGTCTGCGGACACTCATTCCAACGGCTCTGACATTCGGGGTTATCGGCTACCCGTTTGTCCAGGCGGACATGATAGGTGGCAACGACAAATCCTTAAAGGACAACCCGGAACTTTTTATTCGCTGGCTGCAG GCCAACACCTTTCTGCCATTCCTGCAATTCTCAACGGGTCCCTGGATATACGACCCTCATGTCCTCCGGATATGTCGAAAGTTCGTTTATCTTCACATGAACTATTCTGACGTCATCATTTCGCTGGCGCGAGAATCCACGAGAACTGGAGCTCCTATCGTCAGACCCTTGTGGTGGATCGCGCctacagatcacgtgacctggaCAATAGATACGCAGTTTCTCTTGGGGGACAACCTTCTGGTGGCACCGGTCTTGGAAGAGGGAGCCCGCTCGCGCGACATCTACCTTCCCACAGGAAGCTGGGCGGACAGGATGCGCGGGGTCACTACAGGGGACCGCGATGGCTCAGGGACACCCAGCTGCTCTTGA
- the LOC112557491 gene encoding LOW QUALITY PROTEIN: uncharacterized protein LOC112557491 (The sequence of the model RefSeq protein was modified relative to this genomic sequence to represent the inferred CDS: deleted 1 base in 1 codon), with translation MEASLKQKHKICRLCLQRGPKERTVHEVESVVPDHKMAASLDELVLRVGGCGRFQVLLLILVLSPIPMAVWSMLHMVFGSVEPDWWCGPHAGSLNESRRPTTKISEEGLESLDTSQVLDRRNCSARRDPTCDVIVFEAGNYTVVSEFQLVCALSWVPSMIISLQMVGVLLGATVAGQIGDTFGRKKSLYLMTFLHSVFSLLAAFSSSWTMFAACRMLIGFSIGGIIATGYGYPAEFLSSKWRALIAAVPVWGVGVVTFSLIVWTLRDWRHLHITTAACSAATLPGWFFVPESVRWLVTKGRTHHAQQVLQRIARFNGRPVPEVTIPENFLSSDVGVYTHTSISFLPGKVFCSMTYYGISFGIKNLSGDFYLNLLLMAVLEMPPNLVMVSLLNWNIGMGYLNTVARIGGILAPYILFQGNGSGFGFYVIIAVAMVLNAAACLLLRETGDESLQEYIEETNAMEVRPGDVGIVETNSNRIARRRHVTLFDLCPHPNLTGGRSGHHSDNFSRERLMDAVFDHVGGCGRFQVLFVILSHLVIPATVWSMMHMVFGGLQPEWTCGSRDYEATTAMDRSAGHHSHENYSRPHLWNVTGMATPQGSSNSSHVCEDVGVQCKQVMFAPGINTVVSEFQLVCQLSWVPTMIISVQMCGVLVGAAVSGQLGDSIGRKKCLLSMSVLQVTFNLVAAFSVSWEMFTVLRFMIGFTVGGLLASSFTYPTEFVDIRHRAALGAIPVWGIGSITFSLVVWLLRDWRHLHIATALFTAISLPGWWFLPESVRWLKTKGHAQQAERVLQQVARWNRRSMPGKELLNTLDLPQEQAKKTYTYLHIFKPHLAKATLLGGFMWFACSLTYYGISFGIRSLSGNFYLNLLLMSVAELPQYLLIFHVVNWLGRRWACFWSFLITTLSILTVIPISLLMSPEESGSYVNALSMVAKMFLGFGWSALGIFVVELYPTVVRNISQGYCNTTARIGGILAPYILSGDKTYIFYVVIGVVMVITTIAPLMLKETRGRPLADTFEVRVQAPEIQQGLRPLVKGPVLTRDSSVSTGCHDNSVNNIQVT, from the exons ATGGAAGCCTCGTTGAAGCAGAAACATAAAATCTGTCGTTTGTGCCTCCAGCGAGGTCCCAAGGAGAGAACTGTTCACGAAGTTG AGTCCGTGGTTCCTGATCACAAGATGGCGGCGTCGCTGGACGAACTGGTGCTGAGGGTCGGGGGTTGTGGTAGGTTCCAGGTGTTGCTGCTGATATTGGTGCTTTCACCCATCCCCATGGCAGTCTGGAGCATGCTGCACATGGTCTTTGGTTCCGTGGAACCCGACTGGTGGTGTGGGCCCCACGCGGGGTCTTTGAACGAGTCCCGGCGACCCACCACCAAGATTTCTGAGGAGGGACTGGAGAGTCTGGACACCTCCCAGGTCTTAGACCGGCGCAACTGTAGTGCCAGACGTGACCCCACGTGTGATGTGATTGTATTTGAAGCGGGGAATTA TACTGTTGTATCAGAG TTTCAGTTAGTCTGTGCTCTGTCCTGGGTCCCTTCTATGATCATATCACTGCAGATGGTTGGAGTTCTGTTGGGGGCTACCGTGGCCG GTCAGATCGGCGACACTTTTGGGCGAAAAAAGAGTCTGTACCTGATGACCTTTCTGCACTCTGTCTTCAGCCTGCTGGCTGCCTTCTCTTCTTCCTGGACCATGTTTGCTGCTTGTAG GATGCTGATAGGATTCTCCATCGGCGGCATCATTGCCACAGGGTACGGGTACCCAGCAGAGTTCCTGTCCAGTAAGTGGCGAGCTCTGATTGCTGCGGTGCCGGTGTGGGGGGTGGGTGTGGTGACCTTTAGCTTGATTGTGTGGACTTTACGTGACTGGCGCCACCTCCACATCACCACAGCTGCGTGCAGCGCCGCCACCCTCCCGGGATGGTT TTTCGTACCAGAAAGCGTCCGGTGGCTGGTGACCAAAGGCCGGACACACCACGCACAGCAAGTGTTACAACGGATAGCGAGGTTTAACGGGCGACCGGTACCGGAAGTGACGATACCAGAGAACTTCCTGTCCAGTGACGTCGGCGTGTATACACATACATCCATATCTTTTCTTCCTGGAAA GGTTTTCTGCTCGATGACTTACTACGGCATATCCTTTGGTATCAAGAACTTGTCCGGCGATTTTTATCTCAACCTTCTGCTCATGGCTGTCTTGGAGATGCCGCCCAACCTCGTTATGGTGAGCCTCTTGAACTG GAACATCGGCATGGGCTACCTGAACACAGTGGCCAGGATTGGCGGCATTCTGGCGCCTTACATCCTGTTTCag GGCAATGGCAGTGGTTTTGGATTCTACGTCATAATTGCTGTTGCCATGGTGCTGAATGCAGCAGCTTGTCTGTTGCTGCGGGAGACTGGTGATGAGTCGTTGCAGGAGTACATCGAGGAGACAAACGCGATGGAAGTGAGGCCAGGAGATGTCGGCATTGTGGAAACGAACTCAAAC CGCATTGCACGGCGGCGCCACGTGACCTTATTTGACCTTTGTCCTCACCCTAACCTCACAGGAGGCAGGTCTGGCCACCACTCCGACAATTTCAGTCGAGAAAG ACTCATGGATGCGGTGTTTGACCATGTCGGGGGCTGCGGCCGCTTCCAGGTGCTCTTCGTCATCCTCAGCCACCTCGTCATCCCTGCCACCGTGTGGAGCATGATGCACATGGTCTTTGGTGGCCTGCAGCCCGAGTGGACatgtgggtcacgtgactatgaAGCCACTACAGCCATGGACAGGAGCGCTGGTCATCATTCGCACGAAAACTACTCACGACCGCACTTGTGGAATGTCACAGGCATGGCTACCCCCCAGGGCAGCTCTAACTCCTCCCACGTGTGTGAGGATGTCGGTGTTCAGTGCAAGCAGGTCATGTTTGCGCCTGGAATAAACACAGTCGTGTCGGAG TTCCAGTTGGTCTGCCAGTTGTCCTGGGTGCCTACGATGATCATCTCGGTACAGATGTGCGGGGTGCTGGTTGGAGCCGCGGTGTCGG GTCAGCTGGGGGACAGCATCGGGAGGAAGAAGTGTCTCCTGTCCATGTCTGTTCTCCAAGTGACTTTTAACCTCGTTGCTGCCTTCTCTGTGTCATGGGAAATGTTTACTGTCCTGAG GTTTATGATTGGCTTCACGGTGGGCGGTCTCCTAGCCTCGTCCTTCACCTACCCGACGGAGTTCGTGGACATCCGGCACCGCGCGGCGCTGGGTGCTATCCCAGTCTGGGGCATCGGCTCCATCACCTTCAGTCTGGTCGTGTGGCTCCTCCGTGACTGGCGACACCTCCACATCGCAACAGCCCTCTTCACCGCCATATCACTCCCCGGCTGGTG GTTTCTGCCGGAGAGCGTGCGGTGGTTGAAGACCAAAGGTCACGCGCAGCAGGCGGAGCGCGTCTTGCAGCAGGTCGCCCGCTGGAACCGTCGCTCCATGCCCGGCAAGGAACTCCTCAACACACTGGACCTCCCCCAGGAACAGGCCAAGAAGACCTACACCTACCTCCACATCTTCAAACCTCACCTTGCCAAGGCTACACTACTGGGCGGCTTCATGTG GTTCGCATGTTCTCTCACCTACTATGGCATCTCGTTCGGTATCAGGAGTTTGTCTGGAAACTTCTATCTTAATCTTCTTCTCATGTCGGTGGCGGAGCTTCCCCAGTATTTGCTGATATTCCACGTGGTGAACTG GCTGGGTCGCCGGTGGGCGTGCTTCTGGTCCTTCCTGATTACAACGCTCAGTATTCTAACGGTCATCCCCATCTCTTTGCTCA TGTCCCCCGAGGAGAGCGGCAGTTATGTCAACGCTCTGTCCATGGTCGCCAAGATGTTCCTGGGCTTCGGCTGGAGTGCCCTCGGGATCTTTGTCGTGGAGTTGTACCCCACAGTGGTCAG GAATATCAGCCAGGGCTACTGCAACACCACAGCGCGTATTGGTGGCATACTGGCTCCATACATTCTGAGTGGG gaCAAAACGTATATTTTCTACGTCGTCATAGGCGTTGTCATGGTGATAACCACCATCGCGCCACTCATGCTGAAGGAGACGCGGGGACGCCCTCTAGCGGACACCTTTGAAGTCAGAGTCCAAGCCCCGGAGATCCAACAAGGACTGAGACCGTTAGTCAAAGGACCTGTCCTCACACGTGACAGCAGTGTGTCAACTGGTTGTCATGACAACAGCGTCAACAATattcaagtcacgtga
- the LOC112557294 gene encoding LOW QUALITY PROTEIN: adenylate cyclase, germination specific-like (The sequence of the model RefSeq protein was modified relative to this genomic sequence to represent the inferred CDS: inserted 1 base in 1 codon), with translation MHFFNNPSLDINDECIDVADGDDIAGDQCPEDGAQSKVVVTSDWSCSPGDEEASPDDVTLVRMRYGHCYADPVTSRGKSMQMLRALGLVLLPLVLLLSLAAYWLTLNVATSHELARVREQILTAHIIGDLIHAVQVERAEFVFAMETVNISALNTTFARTDAAVARLSDWPSDCSIPDRLQLQASIRQHRQKVGTNYTTHEEVAFYSSINDCCIQYLMTFGNDLSLGVLWQDFLAYKTIIKAKESAGISLSFAISFFEDGRLQEDDFLRLVESNFLAQEEIKAFQICSTFSKDSYVATRDKNAAVFEQVEAYRKLWRTNFYANGSREEGVRYRVVMFEYLDALSSLKVVMREHLSDQVGRAIDNGYTHIVVAVIVFGIIVVLTPVLVYLMHNLTTSIQRYACDASKKSQQLIVEKQRSDTLLYQMLPRAVAQQLKMNRTVNAEHFDEATVYFSDIVGFTDLSSRSSPLQVVXLLNHLYAFFDRCLDMYDVYKVETIGDAYMVVSGLPQRNDHKHCSEIALMALELMAAVTSFHITHLPQEPLRLRIGFHSGPVVAGVVGTKMPRYCLFGDTVNTASRMESTGQAMKIQVSSTSHDLLLIFGGFNLQKRGNIEVKGKGSMETFWLLSSQYPLRGGHVKVNNPVSIG, from the exons ATGCACTTCTTCAACAATCCGTCTCTTGACATCAACGACGAGTGCATCGATGTTGCTGATGGTGACGACATCGCTGGCGATCAGTGTCCTGAGGATGGCGCGCAATCAAAAGTCGTCGTAACTTCCGACTGGAGTTGTAGCCCCGGCGATGAGGAGGCATCGCCTGACGATGTCACGCTGGTGCGCATGCGCTACGGGCACTGTTACGCAGATCCGGTGACGTCACGCGGAAAGAGCATGCAGATGCTGCGCGCGCTAGGGTTGGTGCTGCTGCCGctggtgttgctgctgtcgcTTGCGGCCTACTGGCTGACACTCAACGTGGCCACGTCACATGAACTCGCCAGG GTGCGAGAGCAGATCCTGACGGCGCACATCATCGGCGACCTGATCCACGCCGTTCAGGTGGAACGCGCGGAGTTCGTGTTTGCCATGGAGACCGTCAACATCAGCGCCCTCAACACCACCTTCGCGCGGACAGACGCCGCCGTCGCCCGCCTGTCGGACTGGCCCAGCGACTGCAGCATTCCAGACAGACTGCAGCTGCAG GCTTCCATACGCCAGCACAGACAGAAGGTGGGGACCAACTACACCACACACGAGGAGGTGGCCTTCTACAGCTCCATCAACGACTGCTGCATCCAGTACCTCATGACCTTCGGCAACGACCTCAGCCTTGGGGTGCTGTGGCAG GATTTCCTGGCCTACAAGACCATCATCAAAGCCAAGGAGTCGGCGGGCATTTCTCTCTCATTCGCCATCTCCTTCTTCGAGGACGGCCGCCTGCAAGAAGACGACTTTCTTCGACTGGTTGAAAGCAATTTCCTCGCTCAGGAGGAAATAAAGGCTTTTCAGATCTGCTCAACATTCAGTAAAGACAG TTACGTGGCCACGAGGGACAAGAACGCCGCAGTCTTCGAGCAGGTGGAAGCTTACCGCAAGCTGTGGAGAACCAACTTCTACGCCAACGGCTCCAGGGAGGAAGGGGTTCGCTACCGGGTGGTGATGTTTGAGTACCTGGATGCACTCAGTTCCCTCAAGGTAGTCATGCGAGAACACCTGTCTGACCAGGTGGGGCGCGCCATCGACAACGGCTACACCCACATTGTCGTCGCCGTCATCGTTTTTGGAATCATCGTCGTTCTTACTCCTGTCCTCGTCTACCTGATGCACAACTTAACCACATCAATCCAG aggtACGCGTGCGACGCCTCAAAGAAGTCGCAGCAGCTGATCGTGGAGAAGCAGCGGTCGGACACGCTGCTGTACCAGATGTTGCCGCGGGCCGTGGCGCAGCAGCTGAAGATGAACCGCACCGTCAACGCCGAGCACTTCGACGAGGCCACCGTCTACTTCAGCGACATCGTCGGCTTCACCGACCTGTCGTCACGGAGCTCGCCTCTACAGGTGG GACTTCTCAACCATCTGTACGCCTTCTTCGACAGGTGTCTGGACATGTACGACGTGTACAAG GTGGAGACGATTGGTGATGCCTACATGGTGGTGAGCGGTCTCCCCCAGCGCAACGACCACAAGCACTGCAGTGAGATCGCCCTCATGGCTCTGGAACTCATGGCCGCCGTCACCAGCTTCCACATCACTCACCTGCCGCAGGAACCGCTCCGGCTCCGCATCGGCTTCCATTCAG GTCCCGTGGTTGCTGGGGTGGTGGGCACCAAGATGCCGCGCTACTGTCTCTTCGGCGACACCGTCAACACCGCCTCCCGCATGGAGTCCACCGGACAAG CGATGAAGATTCAGGTGAGCAGCACTTCTCACGACCTCCTCCTGATCTTCGGCGGCTTTAATCTACAGAAAAGAGGAAACATAGAAGTGAAG GGCAAAGGCTCGATGGAGACATTTTGGCTTCTTTCTTCACAATATCCATTGCGCGGTGGACATGTAAAGGTCAACAACCCTGTGAGCATTGGATGA
- the LOC112557297 gene encoding solute carrier family 22 member 21-like: MTKVSLLSGLVWVFCSMTYYGISFGIKNLSGDFYLNLLLMAVLEMPPNLVMVSLLNWLGRRWTSAGSFLLAAAAVLIVIPVSITVSAPEAGVAVSTLSMVAKTSIIFGWSAVTVHHIELFPTVVRNIGMGYLNTVARIGGILAPYILFQGNGSGFGFYVIIAVAMVLNAAACLLLRETGDESLQEYIEETNAMEVRPGDVGIVETNSNVKVLTGPEVGENQD, translated from the exons ATGACCAAGGTGTCGCTGCTGTCAGGACTTGTGTG GGTTTTCTGCTCGATGACTTACTACGGCATATCCTTTGGTATCAAGAACTTGTCCGGCGATTTTTATCTCAACCTTCTGCTCATGGCTGTCTTGGAGATGCCGCCCAACCTCGTTATGGTGAGCCTCTTGAACTG GTTGGGGCGGCGATGGACAAGTGCAGGATCGTTTTTGTTGGCAGCTGCAGCTGTGCTTATTGTCATCCCGGTGTCCATTACAG TGTCAGCCCCTGAGGCTGGAGTTGCAGTCAGTACCCTGTCCATGGTTGCGAAGACGTCCATCATCTTTGGCTGGAGCGCCGTCACCGTGCACCACATTGAACTCTTCCCTACCGTTgtcag GAACATCGGCATGGGCTACCTGAACACAGTGGCCAGGATTGGCGGCATTCTGGCGCCTTACATCCTGTTTCag GGCAATGGCAGTGGTTTTGGATTCTACGTCATAATTGCTGTTGCCATGGTGCTGAATGCAGCAGCTTGTCTGTTGCTGCGGGAGACTGGTGATGAGTCGTTGCAGGAGTACATCGAGGAGACAAACGCGATGGAAGTGAGGCCAGGAGATGTCGGCATTGTGGAAACGAACTCAAACGTAAAAGTCCTCACAGGGCCGGAAGTCGGAGAAAACCAAGACTAG
- the LOC112557295 gene encoding myogenesis-regulating glycosidase-like, protein MTRHHAGPLSIFLVVSTAAVIISLVGVFILKSPFQPDHVIVSRREVISQAIGSLLSLEISDRVYLTLRSAAGDVTNVGSLANNLTLLGQARACEDGSGSDICYEWPEDKELRIRSQDNSSSDVHCYDVTWTAQRCATQELLDCYDLSRGYWFGGFQDVNQFWPMNRIQQKMAPYVTGDTWAGQYGDVIERLFVSSTGFGIFIYPDVPLFLSFNENGDKRICLAAKYTQYPYSNKKNSLPVLRYEICQGSDVKAAHGHMTSRHVPKPRDIPSEDLFGGAIWSTWAMYKGDVTQAKVLEYARAIQNAGLPYTQLEIDDRWTPTYGDLDFDRTKFPDPKGMISTLTQQGFRVSVWMHPFFNIDSSAGQYGARQGYFIRGLDSRLPALVSWWRGDASFLLDATNPEAVEWYLNKTRFLHDAYNVTSFKYDAGETNWLPNVHSSAGDLSHPDDYGRHYALMAVRSDPDLRSQEVRVGFRSQDLPIMFRMLDRQTNWGYNRALKTVIPCALTFGIIGYPFVLPDMIGGNGYNEGCIDCTEYAEPELFIRWLQVNTFLPFIQFSTGPWVYNDTVIGICRKLMNLRSKYTDVIKALARESTRTGAPIVRPLWWIAPEDEAALTTDSQFLLGDDLLVAPVLEKGARSRDIYLPTGSWKDELRGGIHQGPTWLRDYSADIDELPYFQRTFENQLSTSSAPQNRTGDSLVG, encoded by the exons ATGACTCGACATCATGCAGGCCCTTTGTCCATCTTTCTCGTTGTGTCCACTGCAGCTGTCATCATCAGCCTCGTCGGTGTCTTCATTCTTAAAAGTCCATTCCAGCCTgaccacgtgatcgtgtcgagGAGAGAAGTGAT CTCGCAGGCCATTGGAAGCTTGCTGTCGCTAGAGATCTCCGACCGCGTCTACCTGACCCTCAGGTCAGCTGCAGGGGACGTTACCAACGTCGGCAGTCTTGCAAACAACCTCACCTTGCTGG GACAAGCCAGAGCGTGTGAGGACGGCAGCGGTTCGGACATCTGCTACGAGTGGCCGGAGGACAAGGAACTGCGCATCCGAAGCCAAGACAACTCCAGCAGTGACGTGCACTGCTATGACGTCACGTGGACGGCTCAACGGTGCGCCACGCAGGAGCTGCTGGACTGCTACGACCTGTCCCGCGGATACTGGTTCGGCGGTTTTCAAGACGTGAACCAGTTCTGGCCCATGAACCGTATCCAGCAGAAGATGGCGCCCTACGTCACCGGTGACACGTGGGCGGGCCAGTACGGTGACGTCATCGAACGCCTTTTTGTTTCGTCCACTGGCTTCGGGATTTTCATCTACCCAGACGTGCCTTTATTCCTGAGTTTCAACGAGAATGGCGACAAGAGGATCTGCCTGGCAGCCAAGTACACCCAGTACCCGTACTCCAACAAGAAGAACTCGCTACCCGTCCTGCGCTACGAGATCTGCCAGGGCTCTGACGTCAAGGCTGCGCACGGTCACATGACCTCCAGACATGTGCCAAAGCCACGTGACATTCCCAGCGAGGACTTGTTTGGGGGCGCCATCTGGTCAACGTGGGCCATGTACAAGGGGGACGTGACCCAGGCGAAGGTTCTGGAATATGCCCGAGCCATTCAGAACGCTGGCTTGCCGTACACTCAGCTGGAGATCGATGACAGGTGGACACCGACGTACGGAGACTTGGACTTCGACAGAACAAAGTTCCCAGACCCTAAAGGCATGATAAGCACCCTGACCCAGCAGGGTTTCCGGGTATCCGTGTGGATGCACCCCTTTTTCAACATTGATTCCAGTGCCGGGCAATATGGCGCACGTCAGGGATACTTCATTAGAG GTTTGGACAGTCGTTTGCCCGCGTTGGTCTCCTGGTGGAGGGGCGACGCCTCGTTTCTGCTGGATGCGACCAACCCCGAGGCGGTGGAGTGGTACCTCAACAAGACCCGCTTCCTGCACGACGCCTACAACGTCACTTCCTTCAAGTACGACGCCGGCGAGACCAACTGGCTGCCCAACGTCCACTCGTCCGCCGGTGACCTGTCTCACCCCGATGACTATGGGAGGCACTATGCCCTCATGGCCGTCAG GTCTGACCCTGACCTCCGGTCGCAGGAAGTGCGTGTTGGGTTCCGTTCCCAGGACCTACCAATCATGTTCCGGATGCTGGACCGTCAGACCAACTGGGGCTACAACCGCGCCCTCAAGACCGTCATCCCCTGCGCCCTCACCTTCGGGATCATCGGCTACCCGTTCGTCCTGCCGGACATGATCGGCGGCAACGGCTACAACGAGGGCTGCATCGACTGCACCGAGTACGCCGAGCCAGAGCTCTTCATCAGATGGTTGCAG GTGAACACCTTCCTACCCTTCATCCAGTTCTCCACAGGACCGTGGGTCTACAACGATACTGTGATTGGAATTTGCCGAAAACTGATGAACCTGCGAAGTAAATACACTGACGTCATCAAGGCGCTCGCGCGAGAGTCCACGAGAACGGGTGCACCAATCGTACGACCGCTGTGGTGGATCGCCCCCGAGGACGAGGCTGCCTTGACAACAGACTCGCAGTTCCTCCTGGGTGACGACCTCCTGGTGGCGCCAGTGCTGGAGAAGGGGGCTAGGTCACGTGATATTTATCTGCCTACTGGAAGCTGGAAGGATGAGCTGCGCGGAGGAATACATCAAGGTCCAACATGGCTTCGAGACTACTCAGCAGACATCGACGAGCTGCCCTACTTTCAGCGAACCTTCGAGAACCA ATTGTCGACATCTTCGGCGCCTCAAAACAGAACAGGAGACTCGCTGGTCGGGTAG